A window of Helicobacter pylori genomic DNA:
TTTTTAAAATAAAATATAAGGATAGGGATTGCACACCTTAATAGAGCGATTAAAAAAGGTTACTAATAGCAAAGAATTAGAAGAAATGCGCTTGAACGCTTTGGGTAAAAAAGGGGTTTTTGCGGATAAATTCAACCAGCTCAAAAATCTAATCGGCGAAGAAAAAAACGCCTTTGCTAAAGAAATCCACCATTATAAACAAGCGTTTGAAAAAGCCTTTGAATTGAAAAAAAAGGCCATTGTAGAGCTTGAATTAGAAGAACGCTTGAAAAAAGAAAAAATTGATGTGAGTTTGTTTAACGCTATTAAAACAAGCTCTTCTCACCCTTTAAACTACACTAAAAATAAAATCATTGAATTTTTTACCCCTTTAGGATACAAGCTTGAAATCGGCTCTTTAGTGGAAGATGATTTCCATAATTTCAGCGCTTTAAACTTGCCCCCTTACCATCCAGCAAGAGATATGCAAGACACTTTCTACTTTAAAGATCACAAACTTTTAAGGACTCACACTTCGCCTGTGCAAATCCACACCATGCAAGAACAAACCCCCCCCATTAAAATGATTTGTTTGGGCGAAACCTTTAGGCGCGATTATGATTTGACCCACACGCCCATGTTCCATCAAATTGAAGGGCTTGTCGTGGATCAAAAAGGGAATATCCATTTCACGCATTTAAAGGGCGTGATAGAAGACTTTTTGCATTATTTCTTTGGCGGCGTGAAATTAAGGTGGCGCTCTAGCTTTTTCCCTTTCACAGAGCCTAGCGCTGAAGTGGATATTAGTTGCGTGTTTTGCAAGCAAGAAGGCTGTAGGGTTTGCTCGCATACAGGCTGGCTGGAAGTGTTAGGCTGTGGCATGGTCAATAATGCGGTGTTTGAAGCCATAGGGTATAAAGGCGTGAGCGGGTTTGCCTTTGGCATGGGGATTGAAAGGTTAGCCATGCTGACTTGTCAAATCAATGATTTGCGCAGTTTCTTTGAAACGGATTTGAGAGTGTTGGAGGGTTTTTAATGAAGTTAAGCGTTAATGATTTGAATGTTTTTGTCAATACGCCTAAAGATATAGCCAAACTCTGTGAAAATTTGAGTTGCTTGGGTTTAGAAGTGGAAAGTTGTGTTTTTTGTGCCGCTCCTAAAAATGTGGTTGTGGGCAAGGTTTTAGAAAAAGCCCCCCATAAAAACGCCGAAAAACTCAGCGTGTGTCAAGTGGATATTGGTAAGGAAGTGTTGCAAATCGTGTGCGGGGCTAAAAATGTTGTAAAAGATCAATTCGTGCCGGTCGCTTTGAAAGGGGCGATAATAGGCTCAACAACAATCGCTAAAACTGAGCTTAGGGGGGTTGAAAGCTATGGGATGATTTGTTCTAGCACTGAATTAGGCTTTCCTAAAATCAATGATGGTATTTTGGAATTAGATGAGAGCGTTGGGGAGTTAGTTTTAGGGAAAGAATTGAATGAATACACCCTTTTTAACACGCATGTTTTAGAAATTTCATTGACCCCCAATCGTGGGGATTGTTTGAGCGTTTTAGGCGTTGCTAGAGAAATTAGTGCATTTTACAACACGCCCCTAAAACCGATTAAAGCTTTAAATTTTACGCCAAAAAGCGATTCAATTGCGCTTGATATTGATAAAAATATCCAGTCGCATTTGGCTTATTATTTGATTTGCAACCATTCTTTAAAAACCCCTTTAAGCATCAAGCTTTCACTCGCTCACAATAACGCCTTAAGCGAGAACGATCTAAACAATTTCATAGAATTTGGCATGCATTTTAGTGGGGTGATAATGAACGCTTATCATTTGAACGCTTATAGCCTAAATACCCCTATTGATTTAAGCGTCAAAAACGATGAAAATCACCTTGAAAGCGTGTATATTAACCAACAAAAACTCTCCACTATCGCTATCAAGCATCAAAATCAAAACCATTTAAGCGAGTATTTGCTTTTAGAAGCGAGTTATACCGATCCTATCAGCTTGTCTTTAAAATTGCACGCCCTAAAAGACAAAACGCTCCAAAAAGACAACGCCCTTGTTTATAGAAGCGCTAGGGGGAGCAACCCTAATTTATTAGACGGCTTGAATTTTTTAAGCGTCCGTTTAAAAGCTGCTATTTTAGAAAGCAAACAAACCCAGCACCCTTTAAAAAACCACGCCCTCACATTCACAGTTGAAGATATTACCGAAATTTTAGGGCTTGTTGTAGAGGCAGAAAAAATTCAAAACATTTTAAAAAATTTAGGCTTTGAAGTTACCATCAAAGGGTCAAATATAGAAGTTATAACGCCCAACTTCAGGCATGATATTAAAACGATCCAAGATATTGCTGAAGAAATCTTACGCTTTTTAGGGATTGATCATTTGATTTCTAAACCCCTTCATTGTGTCAGCAGTAAAAATTCAAACCCCCATTACGAAACGCACCGCTTTTTTGAAAACCTTAAACACAAGGCTCTCGCTTGCGGATTTAAAGAAGTAGTCCATTATGTGTTCTATTCTAAAGAAAAACAACAAAAACTGGGCTTTGAAGTTTTAGAAGATCCCCTAGAATTGCAAAACCCTATCACAACGGATCTCAACACCCTTAGAACAAGCCTTGTTTGCGGGCTTTTAGACGCAAGCTTAAGGAATAAAAATTTAGGGTTTAAAAGCATAGCTTTGTATGAAAAAGGAAGCGTGTATAACTCTAAAAGAGACGAAATCCAAAAATTAGGCTTTTTAGCGAGTGGCTTGCAAACTAAAGAAAGCTACCCTTACGCTAAAGGCAAGGCGTGGGATTTTTACTCTTTTGCCGAATGCGTTTCAAAAATTATAGGGGATTTTAGCTTGGAAAAACTAGACACCAAAACCCCCATTAACCACCCTTACCAGAGCGCTAAAATCATTCAAAATAATGAAATTATAGGCGTAATCGCCAAAATCCACCCTAAAGTGATCCAAGAAATGGATCTGTTTGAAAGCTATTATGCTGAAATAGACGCTTCTAAACTCAAGCGCCCTACCATGTTATTAAAGCCCTTTAGCATTTACCCTAGCAGTGTTAGGGATTTAACTTTAATCATTGATGAGAATACCGCTTTTAGCGAGATTAAAAAAGCTCTAAAAGACGCTCAAATCCTTAATTTAAGCGAAATTTTACCCCTTGATATTTTTAAAGAAAACAATAACGCCATAGCTTTAAGCGTGCGTTGCGTGATCCATTCTTTAGAAAAAACCCTAAATGATGAAGAAGTCAATTTGGCCGTGCAAAGAGCGCTAGAAATTTTAGAAAAAAATTTTAACGCCCGCCTCAAAGGATAATAAGGATAAGATAAAGGATAGCATTTGATAGAACTTGATATTAACGCTAGCGACAAATCGCTCTCGCACAGAGCCGTCATTTTTAGCCTGCTCGCTAAAAAGCCTTGTGTTGTGCGGAATTTTTTAATGGGAGAAGATTGCTTAAGTTCTTTAGAAATCGCTCAAAATTTAGGGGCTAGAGTGGAAAATACCGCCAAAAATTCTTTTAAAATCACGCCCCCACCGGCTTTAAAAGAGCCTAACAAGATTTTAAATTGCAACAATTCTGGCACCAGCATGCGTTTATACAGCGGGCTTTTAAGCGCTCAAAAAGGGCTTTTTGTTTTAAGCGGGGACAATTCCTTAAACGCACGCCCCATGAAAAGAATCATTGAGCCTTTAAAGGCTTTTGGGGCAAAGATTTTAGGGAGAGAGGATAACCATTTCGCCCCTTTAGCGATCTTAGGGAGCCCTTTAAAAGCTTGCAACTATGAAAGCCCTATCGCTTCAGCCCAAGTCAAAAGCGCTTTTATTTTAAGCGCCTTACAAGCTCAAGGTATAAGCACCTATAAAGAAAGCGAGCTTAGCCGTAACCACACAGAAATCATGCTTAAAAGTTTGGGGGCTAATATTAAAGATCAAGACGGCATTTTAAAAATTTCGCCCCTAGAAAAACCCCTAGAAGCTTTTGATTTTACGATAGCCAATGACCCGTCTAGCGCGTTTTTTTTCGCTCTCGCTTGCACTATTGTGCCAAAAAGCCGCCTTCTTTTAAAAAATGTCCTGCTCAACCCCACTCGCATAGAAGCTTTTGAAGTTTTAAAAAAAATGGGCGCTCATATAGAGTATGTTATCCAATCCAAAGATTTAGAAATTACAGGCGATATTTATATAGAACATGCCCCTTTAAAAGCGATCACTATTGATCAAAATATCGCCAGCCTTATTGATGAAATCCCTGCTTTAGGTATCGCTATGCTTTTTGCAAAAGGTCAAAGCATGGTTAAAAACGCTAAAGATTTACGATCTAAAGAAAGCGATAGGATCAAAGCGCTTATTTCTAACTTGAAAGCTTTAGAAATTGAATGCGAAGAGTTTGAAGACGGGTTCTATATAGAGGGTTTAGAAGATATAAGCCAGTTAAAACAACGCTTTTCTCAAAAAAAACCCCCTATTATCAAAAGCTTTAATGACCACAGGATCGCCATGAGTTTTGCTATTTTAACTTTAATGTTGCCTTTAGAAATTGATAATTTAGAATGCGCAAACATTTCTTTTCCGCAATTCAAACATTTACTTAACCTATTCAAAAAAGGGAGTTTTCATGGAAATTAAAATGGCTAAGGATTATGGTTTTTGTTTTGGCGTCAAAAGAGCGATACAAATCGCTGAAAAAAATCAAAACAGCTTGATTTTTGGATCGCTCATCCATAACGCTAAAGAAATCAATCGTTTGGAAAAAAACTTCAATGTGAAAATTGAAGAAGATCCCAAAAAAATCCCTAAAGACAAGAGCGTGATCATAAGAACCCATGGCATTCCCAAACAAGATTTAGAATATTTGAAAAATAAGGGGGTCAAAATCACTGATGCGACTTGCCCGTATGTGATCAAACCCCAACAAATCGTAGAATCCATGAGTAAAGAAGGGTATCAAATCGTGCTTTTTGGGGACATTAACCACCCTGAAGTCAAGGGCGTGATCAGCTATGCGACTAACCAGGCTTTAGTGATCAATTCTTTAGAAGAATTGCAAGAAAAAAAGCTCCAACGAAAAGTGGCGCTAGTCTCTCAAACCACCAAACAAACCCCCAAACTCTTGCAGATCGCTTCTTATTTG
This region includes:
- the pheS gene encoding phenylalanine--tRNA ligase subunit alpha; protein product: MHTLIERLKKVTNSKELEEMRLNALGKKGVFADKFNQLKNLIGEEKNAFAKEIHHYKQAFEKAFELKKKAIVELELEERLKKEKIDVSLFNAIKTSSSHPLNYTKNKIIEFFTPLGYKLEIGSLVEDDFHNFSALNLPPYHPARDMQDTFYFKDHKLLRTHTSPVQIHTMQEQTPPIKMICLGETFRRDYDLTHTPMFHQIEGLVVDQKGNIHFTHLKGVIEDFLHYFFGGVKLRWRSSFFPFTEPSAEVDISCVFCKQEGCRVCSHTGWLEVLGCGMVNNAVFEAIGYKGVSGFAFGMGIERLAMLTCQINDLRSFFETDLRVLEGF
- the aroA gene encoding 3-phosphoshikimate 1-carboxyvinyltransferase, translated to MIELDINASDKSLSHRAVIFSLLAKKPCVVRNFLMGEDCLSSLEIAQNLGARVENTAKNSFKITPPPALKEPNKILNCNNSGTSMRLYSGLLSAQKGLFVLSGDNSLNARPMKRIIEPLKAFGAKILGREDNHFAPLAILGSPLKACNYESPIASAQVKSAFILSALQAQGISTYKESELSRNHTEIMLKSLGANIKDQDGILKISPLEKPLEAFDFTIANDPSSAFFFALACTIVPKSRLLLKNVLLNPTRIEAFEVLKKMGAHIEYVIQSKDLEITGDIYIEHAPLKAITIDQNIASLIDEIPALGIAMLFAKGQSMVKNAKDLRSKESDRIKALISNLKALEIECEEFEDGFYIEGLEDISQLKQRFSQKKPPIIKSFNDHRIAMSFAILTLMLPLEIDNLECANISFPQFKHLLNLFKKGSFHGN
- the pheT gene encoding phenylalanine--tRNA ligase subunit beta; this translates as MKLSVNDLNVFVNTPKDIAKLCENLSCLGLEVESCVFCAAPKNVVVGKVLEKAPHKNAEKLSVCQVDIGKEVLQIVCGAKNVVKDQFVPVALKGAIIGSTTIAKTELRGVESYGMICSSTELGFPKINDGILELDESVGELVLGKELNEYTLFNTHVLEISLTPNRGDCLSVLGVAREISAFYNTPLKPIKALNFTPKSDSIALDIDKNIQSHLAYYLICNHSLKTPLSIKLSLAHNNALSENDLNNFIEFGMHFSGVIMNAYHLNAYSLNTPIDLSVKNDENHLESVYINQQKLSTIAIKHQNQNHLSEYLLLEASYTDPISLSLKLHALKDKTLQKDNALVYRSARGSNPNLLDGLNFLSVRLKAAILESKQTQHPLKNHALTFTVEDITEILGLVVEAEKIQNILKNLGFEVTIKGSNIEVITPNFRHDIKTIQDIAEEILRFLGIDHLISKPLHCVSSKNSNPHYETHRFFENLKHKALACGFKEVVHYVFYSKEKQQKLGFEVLEDPLELQNPITTDLNTLRTSLVCGLLDASLRNKNLGFKSIALYEKGSVYNSKRDEIQKLGFLASGLQTKESYPYAKGKAWDFYSFAECVSKIIGDFSLEKLDTKTPINHPYQSAKIIQNNEIIGVIAKIHPKVIQEMDLFESYYAEIDASKLKRPTMLLKPFSIYPSSVRDLTLIIDENTAFSEIKKALKDAQILNLSEILPLDIFKENNNAIALSVRCVIHSLEKTLNDEEVNLAVQRALEILEKNFNARLKG
- a CDS encoding 4-hydroxy-3-methylbut-2-enyl diphosphate reductase produces the protein MEIKMAKDYGFCFGVKRAIQIAEKNQNSLIFGSLIHNAKEINRLEKNFNVKIEEDPKKIPKDKSVIIRTHGIPKQDLEYLKNKGVKITDATCPYVIKPQQIVESMSKEGYQIVLFGDINHPEVKGVISYATNQALVINSLEELQEKKLQRKVALVSQTTKQTPKLLQIASYLIERCTEVRIFNTICNATSYNQKAALDLSKEVDIMIVVGGKTSSNTKQLLSIAKQHCKDSYLVEDENELEIAWFKDKKLCGITAGASTPDWIIENVKQKISTI